A single genomic interval of Macadamia integrifolia cultivar HAES 741 chromosome 6, SCU_Mint_v3, whole genome shotgun sequence harbors:
- the LOC122082884 gene encoding transcription factor GHD7-like → MSSSQLCEACYSSGMACCTHESTCLRYSCMVPHVSDYINPNGMWVSSSRHNPGGGGGLQEFQFFGRDDTGDRSLGLPHHRHHSTAPMVETPGIKYQKNPCSNIPLTLDIWSSNTGSPGSPITGSRPMDVPVMGQVASNASAASFWGSILTDAAASTELAKEVSNKAISGNGGDSSVDREAKILRYKEKKAMRNYEKQVRYESRKKYAEIRPRVRGRFAKTSESEQQSAPPEYNNSSHCGTGWFSLSP, encoded by the exons ATGTCATCTTCACAGCTATGTGAAGCTTGTTACAGCTCTGGAATGGCTTGTTGCACTCATGAGTCTACTTGTCTGCGTTATTCATGCATGGTTCCTCATGTTTCTGATTATATTAACCCTAATGGGATGTGGGTATCTTCCTCCAGGCACAAccctggtggtggtggtggattaCAGGAGTTTCAGTTCTTTGGACGCGACGATACCGGCGACCGGTCACTTGGATTGCCTCATCATCGCCATCACAGTACAGCTCCAATGGTAGAAACTCCAGGCATCAAATATCAAAAGAACCCATGTAGCAATATCCCCTTAACACTTGATATTTGGTCTAGCAACACCGGCTCTCCAGGCTCTCCTATTACTGGATCACGTCCCATGGATGTTCCAGTCATGGGGCAGGTGGCATCTAATGCCTCTGCC GCTTCATTCTGGGGAAGCATATTAACAGATGCTGCTGCTTCCACTGAACTTGCAAAGGAGGTTAGTAACAAAGCAATTTCTGGCAACGGTGGAGACAGTTCAGTAGACAGAGAAGCTAAGATCTTGAGGTACAAAGAGAAGAAGGCAATGAGGAACTATGAGAAACAAGTTCGTTATGAATCAAGGAAGAAATATGCTGAAATTAGGCCACGGGTTAGAGGTCGCTTTGCTAAGACTTCAGAATCTGAGCAGCAATCAGCACCTCCTGAGTACAATAATTCCAGCCACTGTGGTACTGGCTGGTTCAGTCTCAGTCCTTAG